A genomic segment from Phormidium ambiguum IAM M-71 encodes:
- a CDS encoding transglycosylase domain-containing protein: MSSNTLRQKPSDTNPSSFQFVQTIAKVTGGTLLSVTMLTTSVVAGGLVGLAISFRNLPDVRVLRNYAPTETSHIYDIKGKWLASIHGEANREVVPLDKISPELKRAVLAIEDSHFYLHHGINPSSIGRAFKANWERGNVVEGGSTLTMQLVKNVFLSHKKAFSRKVAEAVMAIRLEQILSKDQILELYLNQVYWGHNNYGIQTAAESYFNKDAADLTLAEGAMLAGVIQAPEEYSPFVNYKIAKQRQALVLSRMRELNWITAEEEAAARRQPLKIGKVKSFQGSQLPYVTDAVKQELIQRFGRETVQKGGMRVQTTIDLNFQRMAEDFIANEHRRLQRRGLWRTELALAAVDPRTHFVKAMVGGSDYEKSQFNRATQARRQPGSAFKPFVYYLGFASGKYTPSSTVYDTPVRYRDGVRGYAPRNYDNTFAGPMSVREALAVSRNVPAVKMGRTVGLDKVVEICRVLGIKSPMEPVISLPLGAVGMSPMEIASAYATFANNGWQSDTTFIVQVTDTQNNLILDNTPKPKLVLDPWSAASTTSIMQSVINGGTGKMASIGRPAAGKTGTTSSEKDVWFVGYVPQLSVAIWIGRDDNRRLASGVTGGQYAAPIWRKFMYRALDGTPVEYFVPPSKFKRPRA; this comes from the coding sequence GTGTCGTCTAACACACTTCGACAAAAGCCATCGGACACTAATCCATCGAGCTTTCAGTTTGTGCAAACAATTGCCAAAGTTACAGGTGGCACTCTGTTGAGTGTTACCATGCTAACCACTTCGGTTGTTGCCGGGGGATTGGTTGGTCTTGCGATTAGCTTCCGCAATTTGCCAGATGTAAGAGTTTTACGTAATTACGCCCCCACAGAAACATCTCACATCTATGACATTAAAGGTAAATGGCTAGCTAGCATTCACGGAGAAGCTAACCGGGAAGTAGTCCCCCTAGATAAAATTTCCCCAGAACTCAAGCGGGCAGTATTAGCAATCGAAGATAGCCATTTTTACTTACATCATGGGATTAACCCTAGCAGTATCGGTCGGGCTTTTAAAGCTAACTGGGAAAGGGGTAATGTGGTAGAAGGTGGTTCTACCCTCACCATGCAGTTGGTGAAAAACGTTTTTCTCTCCCACAAAAAGGCTTTTAGCCGGAAGGTGGCAGAAGCAGTCATGGCTATTCGCTTGGAACAAATTCTCAGTAAAGACCAAATTTTAGAGTTGTACTTAAATCAGGTTTACTGGGGACACAACAATTACGGTATCCAAACTGCTGCGGAAAGTTATTTCAACAAAGACGCTGCTGATTTAACCTTGGCAGAAGGGGCAATGTTGGCAGGTGTTATTCAGGCACCAGAAGAATACAGTCCCTTTGTTAACTATAAGATAGCTAAACAGCGTCAAGCTTTAGTTTTGTCCCGAATGCGGGAATTAAACTGGATTACTGCTGAGGAAGAAGCTGCGGCAAGAAGGCAACCATTGAAAATCGGTAAGGTTAAATCTTTCCAAGGCAGTCAGTTACCTTACGTTACTGATGCGGTGAAGCAAGAGTTAATCCAACGTTTTGGTCGAGAAACGGTGCAAAAAGGTGGAATGCGGGTGCAAACCACGATCGATCTTAACTTCCAACGGATGGCGGAAGATTTTATTGCTAACGAACACCGCAGATTGCAGCGTCGCGGACTCTGGAGGACGGAATTAGCATTGGCCGCTGTTGACCCACGTACCCATTTTGTGAAGGCGATGGTTGGTGGTTCTGATTACGAAAAGAGTCAGTTTAACCGGGCGACTCAGGCCAGAAGACAACCAGGTTCTGCTTTTAAGCCGTTTGTTTACTATTTGGGTTTTGCTTCGGGTAAATATACGCCAAGTTCAACTGTTTATGATACTCCAGTCCGTTATCGGGATGGGGTGCGTGGTTATGCGCCCAGAAATTACGATAATACTTTTGCTGGGCCAATGAGTGTTCGGGAAGCATTGGCAGTTTCACGCAACGTTCCGGCTGTCAAGATGGGGCGGACTGTAGGTTTGGATAAGGTGGTGGAAATTTGTCGGGTTTTGGGAATTAAAAGCCCTATGGAACCTGTAATTTCTTTGCCTTTGGGTGCGGTTGGTATGTCGCCGATGGAAATTGCTTCTGCTTATGCAACTTTTGCTAATAATGGTTGGCAGTCTGATACGACTTTTATTGTGCAGGTGACTGATACTCAAAATAATTTGATTTTGGATAATACGCCGAAGCCTAAGTTGGTTCTCGACCCTTGGTCTGCTGCTTCTACTACCAGTATCATGCAATCGGTAATTAATGGTGGTACTGGAAAAATGGCGAGTATTGGTCGTCCGGCTGCCGGAAAAACTGGTACTACTTCTTCGGAAAAGGATGTTTGGTTTGTAGGTTATGTTCCGCAGTTGTCTGTAGCGATTTGGATTGGTCGGGATGATAACCGACGTTTAGCTTCTGGGGTTACTGGTGGTCAATATGCCGCACCGATTTGGCGGAAGTTTATGTATCGGGCACTGGATGGGACTCCTGTGGAATACTTTGTACCACCTTCTAAATTTAAGCGTCCGCGTGCTTAG
- the tyrS gene encoding tyrosine--tRNA ligase has product MTSDKSFHFTQDLNKLYRGISEIFPNVADSQDVNENLAQRLAQSDRPLRVKLGIDPTGADIHLGHSIPVRKLRAFQDAGHTAVLIIGDFTARIGDPTGKSEVRRQLTAEDVAQNAQTYLEQVRPILDFDTPGRLEIHYNSEWLSKLDLAKILELLATMTVGQMLEKEGFDLRYKQQSPIFLHEFLYPLMQGYDSVAVEADVELGGTDQKFNIAVGRDLQRHFGLTPQFGMLMPILLGTDGKQKMSKSLGNYVGLREDALTMYSKLEKTPDSLVKQYFELLTDKSLDDLPSDARERQKLLALDIVSQYHGQEAAKTAQKDAENLVGGKTFQADTVPEFSLAGVNFPAKFFYVVSACGLCKSSSEARKQIQGGGVRIDGEQKTDVNLTFETPEELYGKVLQLGKNKFVRLVQ; this is encoded by the coding sequence ATGACCTCTGATAAATCCTTTCATTTTACCCAAGATTTAAATAAGCTGTACCGGGGGATTAGTGAGATTTTCCCCAATGTGGCTGATTCTCAGGATGTGAATGAGAATCTGGCACAAAGGTTAGCACAAAGCGATCGGCCCTTGCGCGTTAAACTCGGAATTGACCCCACTGGTGCTGATATCCATTTAGGCCATAGTATCCCAGTTCGCAAGTTACGCGCCTTTCAAGATGCTGGACATACAGCGGTGCTAATTATTGGTGATTTTACCGCCAGAATTGGCGACCCAACTGGCAAATCGGAAGTGCGTCGCCAATTAACAGCAGAAGATGTGGCGCAAAATGCCCAAACTTATTTAGAACAAGTGCGCCCAATTTTGGATTTTGACACTCCCGGACGTTTGGAGATTCACTACAACTCGGAATGGTTGTCTAAACTGGATTTGGCGAAGATTCTGGAATTGCTTGCCACTATGACTGTCGGGCAAATGTTGGAAAAGGAAGGTTTTGATTTGCGCTATAAGCAGCAAAGTCCGATTTTCCTCCATGAGTTTCTCTACCCGTTGATGCAAGGTTATGATTCGGTGGCAGTTGAGGCGGATGTAGAATTAGGCGGTACCGACCAAAAGTTTAATATTGCCGTAGGTAGAGATTTACAACGACATTTTGGTTTAACGCCGCAGTTTGGGATGTTAATGCCAATTTTGCTGGGTACTGATGGTAAACAAAAAATGTCCAAGTCTTTGGGTAATTATGTAGGTTTAAGGGAAGATGCCTTAACTATGTACTCAAAGTTGGAGAAAACGCCAGATAGTTTGGTGAAGCAGTATTTTGAATTGTTGACTGATAAATCTTTAGATGATTTACCCAGTGATGCCAGAGAAAGGCAAAAGCTTTTAGCTTTAGATATTGTTTCGCAATATCATGGTCAGGAAGCAGCAAAAACAGCCCAAAAGGATGCAGAAAATTTGGTTGGTGGGAAAACTTTCCAAGCTGATACTGTTCCTGAATTTTCTTTAGCTGGGGTGAATTTTCCGGCGAAATTCTTTTATGTTGTGAGTGCTTGTGGGTTGTGTAAAAGTAGTTCGGAGGCGCGAAAGCAAATTCAAGGCGGTGGGGTAAGAATTGATGGAGAACAGAAGACGGATGTAAATCTAACTTTTGAGACTCCAGAGGAGTTGTATGGTAAGGTATTGCAGTTAGGAAAAAATAAGTTTGTGCGACTGGTGCAATAA
- a CDS encoding DUF1825 family protein has protein sequence MGFFDSEIVQQELKQLSEEYQSLIQIGGNYGKFDREGKKLFIEQWEALMERYRIFMKRFELSEDFMAQMTMQQLKTQLNQFGITPQQMFDQMHLTLERMKSELDKQH, from the coding sequence ATGGGATTTTTTGACTCTGAGATCGTTCAACAAGAACTCAAACAACTATCCGAAGAATATCAATCACTGATACAAATCGGGGGAAACTACGGTAAATTCGATCGTGAAGGCAAAAAGCTATTCATAGAACAATGGGAAGCGCTTATGGAACGCTACCGGATATTTATGAAACGCTTTGAACTATCTGAGGACTTCATGGCCCAAATGACCATGCAACAACTAAAAACCCAGCTAAATCAATTTGGGATTACACCTCAGCAAATGTTCGACCAAATGCACCTCACCCTAGAACGGATGAAATCCGAATTAGACAAACAACACTAA